ACCCTGGATGTGGATACGGGCCTGGCGATTTATCACAACGCCTACCGTGCTCGGTTGCAGGAAGTGCTGCGGCATGACTTCAGCGCCATTCGTTACTGGCTGGGGGATGACGAATTCGCCGCACTGGCCGACGCCTATGTGCGCCGCTACCCGTCCGCGCATTACAGCCTGCGTTGGCTCGGCGCGCGGTTCGCCGCGTTTATCCTGGAGCACCTGGTGCCGCAGCACAGCGCGCCACTGGCCGAACTGGCGCGGTTGGAGTGGGCCTTTACCCTGGCGTTCGATGCGCCTGAGGGCGAACCGCTGAGCCTCGCGGAGTTGGCCGGGCTGGCGCCTGAGGCTTGGCCTGGCTTGCGCGTGGCGCTGGTTCCGTCTGTGCAACAGCTGTTGTGTCATTTCAACTCGGTGGCAATCTGGCGCGCCAGCAAGGACGAGACGACTTTCCCCGGCAGCCAGGCCATGGACCCTGCGCAGATTTGCCTGGTCTGGCGCCACGAACAGGTATGCCGCTATCGCAGCCTGGATGTTGCGCAAGCCTGCGCCCTGGCCGGCATGGTGACGACCGGTTGGTGCTTTGGCGAACTGTGCGCCGAACTGGAAGTCACTTATGCAGAGGGTGCCCCGCTGCAGGCTGTTACGTGGCTGAAACAGTGGGTCCAGGAAGGGTTGCTGCAGCGTCGAGACCCATAGTCGTGCTCGATGGAATCGATAGCCTCCTACTCGTCTTGGGATGGTCTACCCTCACAGCAGACGTCTGAAACAAGGGGGGACTACTCATGCTCGCGCAACTTCCACCGGCCTTACAGAATCTTCAGCTGCCGCTGCGTCTTCGACTCTGGGATGGCCATGAATTCAACTTGGGCCCCGAGCCCAGCGTCACCATCGTGGTCAAGGACCCCACGGTCGTGCCTCAGCTTTCCCATCCCACGCTCGACACCTTGGGCGAAGCCTTTGTGGTGGGCAAATTGGAGCTTGAGGGCTCCATCACCGAAGTGATCCGGGTGTGCGACGAGTTAAGTCACGCGCTGGTGGATGACGACGAAGGCAGTCGTCCGGTGCGCTCGATTCACGACAAGGCCACGGACGCGGCGGCCATTTCCTACCATTACGACCTGTCCAATGCCTTCTACCAGCTGTGGCTGGATCAGGACATGGCGTACTCCTGCGGTTATTTCGAAACCGGCAGCGAATCCATCGACCAGGCCCAGCAGGACAAATTCCGCCACCTGTGCCGCAAGCTGCGGTTACAGCCGGGCGAGTACCTGCTGGATGTCGGTTGCGGCTGGGGCGGACTGGCGCGTTACGCGGCGCGGGAGTTCGGGGTCAAGGTGTTCGGCATTACCTTGAGCAAGGAGCAACTGCAACTGGCCAGGGAGCGGGTCGAGGCCGAGGGCCTGCAGGATCAGATCGACCTGCAACTGCTCGACTACCGCGACCTGCCCCAGGATGGCCGCTTCGACAAAGTGGTCAGCGTAGGCATGTTCGAACACGTCGGCCACGCCAACCTGGCGCAGTACTGCAAGACCTTGTTCGGCGCTGTGCGCGAAGGTGGCCTGGTGATGAACCACGGCATCACGGCCAAACATACCGACGGCCGCCCGGTTGGGCGTGGTGCGGGTGAGTTTATCGAGCGCTACGTGTTTCCCAATGGCGAACTGCCGCACCTGGCAATGATGACCGCCGAGCTCAGTGAAGTGGGGCTGGAGGTGGTCGACGTCGAAAGCCTGCGCCTGCATTACGCGCGCACGCTGGACCACTGGAGCGAGCGCCTTGAAGACAACCTGGATGCGGCGTCCAGGATGGTGCCGGAGCAGGCATTGCGCATCTGGCGGCTGTACCTGGCGGGCTGTGCCTATGCGTTCGCGCGGGGCTGGATCAACCTGCACCAGATCCTGGCGGTCAAACCTCATGCCGACGGCAGCCATGAACTGCCGTGGACGCGGGAAGATATCTACCGCTGAACCAGGGGGGCAGATGTGGGAGGGGGCAAGCCCCTCCCACAGTTTTTCTACCGTGTTGGCTGTTAGAGAATCGGTGAGATCAAGCGCGCAATGCGCATCCCCAGGTGTTGCAACCGGCGGGTTTCGAGGCTTTCTTCCTGGCTGACCTCATGGGCTTGGGCAAAGTCGTTGAGCAACATGTGCTCCACCTGCTGGGCGAAGGCTTCGTCGACCGTCAGCAGCATCACTTCAAAATTCAGGCGGAACGAACGGTTGTCCATGTTCGCACTGCCGATGGCGCTGATTTCGCCGTCCACCAGCACCACTTTCTGATGCAGAAAGCCGGGGGTGTAGCGGAACACTCGCACGCCGGCGCGCACGGCTTCGATGGCGTACAGGCTGGAGGCGGCGTAGACGATGCGATGGTCGGGGCGCGATGGCAGCAGCAGGCGCACATCGACGCCGCGCAACACCGCCAGACGCAGGGCAGCGAACACCGCTTCATCGGGAATGAAATACGGGCTGGTGATCCACACGCGTTCGGCGGCGGCGTGAATCGCTTCGACGAAGAACAGCGAGCAGGTTTCATACGCGTCGGCCGGCCCGCTGGCCAGCAGCTGACAAAGCACGCCGTCTTCGGGGTAGGCGTCCGGCAGGATCAGCGGCGGCAGTTCCCGTGCAGCCCAGAACCAGTCTTCGGCAAATGACTCCTGCAGGCACGCCACTACCGGACCGGTCACTTGCACATGGGTGTCGCGCCACGGTGCCAGCGGCGGCTTCTTGCCCAGGTATTCGTCCCCCACGTTGTGCCCACCGACAAACCCCGTGATGCCGTCCACCACCACGATCTTGCGATGGTTACGGAAGTTGACCTGGAAGCGGTTGAGCCAACCGCTGCGGGTGGCGAAGGCTTTGATCTGTACACCCGCGTCACGCAGTGATTGCACGTAGTGATGGGGCAGGGCGTGACTGCCGATGCGGTCGTACAGCACGTGAATGGCCACGCCCTGTGCGGCTTTCTCCTTCAATAGCGCGTGTAATTGCCGGCCGAGTTCGTCGTCATGAATGATGAAAAACTGGAATAGCACGGCCGTTCTGGCGTTGCGAATGGCCTCGAAGATCGCGCTGAAGGTGGCCTCGCCATTGACCAGCAACTGCACTTGGTTGTTGGCCAGGCACGGCATGCGGCCCAGCTTGGGCATGGCGCGCAACGAGGCGTAGGCACTGGAGTGGCGTGCGGCCAGGGCCTCTTCGACCCACGGGCGCCAATTGAGCGCGGCGATGGCGCTGTGCATTTCCTGGTTGGCCTGGCGGCGCGCGTGGATATACGCATCGAAGGTGCTGCGGCCGAAAATCAGGTAAGGGATCAGGGTCAGGTACGGCATAAACATCAGTGACAAGGCCCAGGCGATGGAGCCTTGGGCGGTCCGCACGGTCAGCACCGCATGGATCGCGGCGAGGGTGCCGAAGAAGTGCAGGGTGGCGATAAAGTACGCCAGCAGGTGCGGGCCAAAAAAATCCATGGACGACGTTACTCCAGGCAATCCAGTGCCTAACAGACCATGTTCGGTCACGAATGTCGCTATTTTATTTGCCGTGCAACACTGGCTGTTTTGCGGCGTCTAACGCTCCACCTTTACCCAGGAGTTACCCGATGAATGCTCGTCTGCTGTGTATGACCATGGTTGTTGGTTTGTCGTTGCCCCTGGCGGCGCAGGCCCAGATGCTGGCGCCGGGCTTGTGGGAAGTGACCACCAGCAATATGAAAGTCGATAACCAGGAGTTGCCGGACCTGTCGCTGATCCTCGGCCAGCTCAAGCAACAGATGACCCCGGAGCAGCGCGCCATGCTGGAAAAACAGGGCATTACCATGGCCGGTAAAGGCGTGCAGGTATGCCTGACCCCGGCGCAGGTGGCGTCCGATTCGATCCCCTTGACCGACCCGCAGTCGGGCTGCCGCCAGGAAGTGACCGACAAGACCGGCAACCAGTGGAAATTCCGCTTCAGTTGCCCGAAGGCCCAGGGCACGGGCGTGGCGACTTTCCAGAGCCAGAAAGAATTCACCACCACCGTCAACGGCACCTTCAACGCCACGGGCGTGCAGCAGAAGGGCAGTCTGGACAGTCATGCTCAGTGGCTGGGCAACAACTGCGGTACCGTCAAGCCGCGCGCCTGAAGGGGCTTGCGGATCATGGCTTGCCCAACGTGTTGCACAGGGTGTTGAGGTTGTATTCGAACAGACCGATAAAGGTACTGGCCGGGCCTTCGGCGGCGAGGGCGTCGGAGTACAGCGTCCCGCCGATCTGCGCGCCGCTTTCGTCGGCGATCTGCTTGAGCAGACGCGCGTCCTTGATGTTCTCCATAAACACCGCTTTGACCTTGTCCTTGCGAATCTGCGTAATTAGCGCGGCGACTTCGGCTGCCGAAGGCTCCCGCTCGGTGGACAAACCTTGGGGGGCGAGGAACTGAATGCCATAGGCCTGGCCCAGGTAACCGAAGGCATCATGGGAGGTGACGATGCGGCGATTGCCCGGCGGCAGGGCGCCGAACCTGGTTTTGGCGTCGGCCAGCAGGCGGTAGATTTGTTTCAGATAGGCTTGGCTGTTGCGCTGGTAATCGGCTTGGTTGGCCGGGTCGGCCGCTATCAGGGCCTTGGTGATGTTGTTCACATAGATTTCGGCGTTGGCCAGGTTGTGCCAGGCGTGCGGGTCGGGGATGGTTTCGCCGTCCTCTTCCATGGTGTGAGAGATCACGCCTTTGCTGGCGGTGACCACGGTGGCCCGGGTTTCGGTACTCGCCACCAGGCGGTCCAGCCACGGCTCGAAGCCCAGGCCGTTCTTGATGATCAGCCTGGCTTTAAGCAGCGCCTTGGCATCGTCCGGGGTGGGCTCGTAGGTATGGGCATCGGCATCGGGGCCGACCATGTTGCTGATCTGGATGTGGTCGCCACCGATCTGGTGGGTGATGTCATCGAGAATACTGAAACTGGTGACGACTTGGAGTTTGTCGGCGGCCTGGGCCATCGACAGCGGTAGCAACAAACTGAACAGCACGAGTAGAGCGCGCATCGGCAAACACCTCATTGGGATGACAGCAAGGGCGGGCGGCGCAGCACACCGTGCACCGGACCGAAGACCACAGACAATAAGTACCCGGCACCCGCCACCAGCACGATTGCAGGGCCGCTGGGCAGCGAGTAGTAGAACGACAGCAATAAGCCAAGCCACACCGACAGGCATCCCAGCACTGCCGATACAGCGATCAACACCGGCAGGCGTCGGCTCCAGAACCGTGACGCGATGGCCGGCAGCATCATCAACCCCACCACCATCAGCGCGCCGATG
The sequence above is drawn from the Pseudomonas quebecensis genome and encodes:
- a CDS encoding HvfC/BufC N-terminal domain-containing protein, which gives rise to MRLIDWQLAFEQHLLADNSALEPGFAATLRGGPTLDVDTGLAIYHNAYRARLQEVLRHDFSAIRYWLGDDEFAALADAYVRRYPSAHYSLRWLGARFAAFILEHLVPQHSAPLAELARLEWAFTLAFDAPEGEPLSLAELAGLAPEAWPGLRVALVPSVQQLLCHFNSVAIWRASKDETTFPGSQAMDPAQICLVWRHEQVCRYRSLDVAQACALAGMVTTGWCFGELCAELEVTYAEGAPLQAVTWLKQWVQEGLLQRRDP
- the cls gene encoding cardiolipin synthase, which gives rise to MDFFGPHLLAYFIATLHFFGTLAAIHAVLTVRTAQGSIAWALSLMFMPYLTLIPYLIFGRSTFDAYIHARRQANQEMHSAIAALNWRPWVEEALAARHSSAYASLRAMPKLGRMPCLANNQVQLLVNGEATFSAIFEAIRNARTAVLFQFFIIHDDELGRQLHALLKEKAAQGVAIHVLYDRIGSHALPHHYVQSLRDAGVQIKAFATRSGWLNRFQVNFRNHRKIVVVDGITGFVGGHNVGDEYLGKKPPLAPWRDTHVQVTGPVVACLQESFAEDWFWAARELPPLILPDAYPEDGVLCQLLASGPADAYETCSLFFVEAIHAAAERVWITSPYFIPDEAVFAALRLAVLRGVDVRLLLPSRPDHRIVYAASSLYAIEAVRAGVRVFRYTPGFLHQKVVLVDGEISAIGSANMDNRSFRLNFEVMLLTVDEAFAQQVEHMLLNDFAQAHEVSQEESLETRRLQHLGMRIARLISPIL
- a CDS encoding metal ABC transporter substrate-binding protein encodes the protein MRALLVLFSLLLPLSMAQAADKLQVVTSFSILDDITHQIGGDHIQISNMVGPDADAHTYEPTPDDAKALLKARLIIKNGLGFEPWLDRLVASTETRATVVTASKGVISHTMEEDGETIPDPHAWHNLANAEIYVNNITKALIAADPANQADYQRNSQAYLKQIYRLLADAKTRFGALPPGNRRIVTSHDAFGYLGQAYGIQFLAPQGLSTEREPSAAEVAALITQIRKDKVKAVFMENIKDARLLKQIADESGAQIGGTLYSDALAAEGPASTFIGLFEYNLNTLCNTLGKP
- a CDS encoding DUF3617 domain-containing protein, with the protein product MNARLLCMTMVVGLSLPLAAQAQMLAPGLWEVTTSNMKVDNQELPDLSLILGQLKQQMTPEQRAMLEKQGITMAGKGVQVCLTPAQVASDSIPLTDPQSGCRQEVTDKTGNQWKFRFSCPKAQGTGVATFQSQKEFTTTVNGTFNATGVQQKGSLDSHAQWLGNNCGTVKPRA
- the cfaB gene encoding C17 cyclopropane fatty acid synthase CfaB; its protein translation is MLAQLPPALQNLQLPLRLRLWDGHEFNLGPEPSVTIVVKDPTVVPQLSHPTLDTLGEAFVVGKLELEGSITEVIRVCDELSHALVDDDEGSRPVRSIHDKATDAAAISYHYDLSNAFYQLWLDQDMAYSCGYFETGSESIDQAQQDKFRHLCRKLRLQPGEYLLDVGCGWGGLARYAAREFGVKVFGITLSKEQLQLARERVEAEGLQDQIDLQLLDYRDLPQDGRFDKVVSVGMFEHVGHANLAQYCKTLFGAVREGGLVMNHGITAKHTDGRPVGRGAGEFIERYVFPNGELPHLAMMTAELSEVGLEVVDVESLRLHYARTLDHWSERLEDNLDAASRMVPEQALRIWRLYLAGCAYAFARGWINLHQILAVKPHADGSHELPWTREDIYR